A single genomic interval of Ruminococcus sp. NK3A76 harbors:
- a CDS encoding CotH kinase family protein — protein sequence MKLFNRISAAACAAALSVSMLSIADVSAHDYESLGVDASAKTAFEKDVDAKTQLPVVSITTKNNSEMILSKEEYTDCVVDVFGADEKYDLNEVSAGIKVRGNSSAYYGNVEQIKKNPVPYRIKFDKKQNMLGLNDGAKCKSWVLLKTDWNICANSVAFRMAGEIFDDTAFVSDCEYVHLYVNDKLQGTYLLCEQSQVDKNRVDVTEPEKDYTGTDIGYYLELDNYATSDSDPYICMDYEGATVTDLRATERQFVPAEYSIKNDIYSIDQVDYIDKYLNNVFELIYRATEKNEFLALDKDNNLVPSNYKSAEEAICAVLDIESVVDMYLLYEIVHDYDCGEGSFYMCVDFSKDSKVPKLQFTSPWDFNWAYNDSTSRYWAGAFCEKSFAKQYGDRSNPWFILLAKQEWFRSLCTKKWIAESANVKAAVAEERAVLAQYKEDINKTQAYGTDNAENTLRWVDDRLKWMDKAFSEHTHEYTSKVTKKPTCSAEGVTTYTCKCGIKYTEKIPATGEHKYTAEVVKPTYNAQGYTLHKCSECGKSYKDTYTKKLVRTSIAKAKVSSVKNKYYTGKAITQKPVVKLGSNTLIAGTDYTVSYKNNKAIGTATVTITGKGAYTGTVKTTFKIFPQKTTLKSAKSPKTRQLKVTYSKVANVTGYQVTYSTSSKFTKKTTKSVNVKGTSKTISKLTKGKTYYVKVRTYKTVGKTKFCSGYSAVKKVKVK from the coding sequence ATGAAGCTATTTAATAGAATAAGTGCAGCAGCCTGTGCGGCGGCTTTGTCGGTGAGTATGCTGAGCATCGCCGATGTGTCTGCACATGACTACGAGTCGCTCGGGGTCGATGCTTCTGCAAAGACGGCGTTTGAGAAGGACGTTGACGCAAAGACACAGCTGCCTGTAGTCAGCATAACCACCAAAAACAACAGCGAAATGATACTCTCCAAAGAAGAATACACCGACTGCGTTGTCGATGTGTTCGGGGCTGATGAGAAATACGATCTTAACGAAGTTTCCGCCGGGATAAAGGTAAGAGGAAACTCCTCGGCTTATTACGGCAATGTTGAGCAGATAAAGAAAAACCCTGTTCCTTACCGCATAAAGTTTGACAAGAAGCAGAATATGCTCGGACTCAACGACGGTGCAAAATGCAAAAGCTGGGTGCTGCTGAAGACCGACTGGAATATCTGCGCAAACTCCGTTGCGTTCAGAATGGCTGGTGAGATATTCGATGATACGGCATTCGTGTCCGACTGCGAGTATGTTCACCTTTATGTAAACGACAAGCTGCAGGGCACATACCTTCTGTGCGAGCAGTCGCAGGTCGATAAAAACAGAGTCGATGTTACAGAGCCTGAAAAGGACTATACAGGCACTGACATAGGCTATTATCTTGAGCTTGACAACTACGCAACATCTGACAGCGACCCTTATATCTGCATGGATTACGAGGGCGCTACAGTTACCGACCTTAGGGCAACGGAGAGGCAGTTCGTGCCGGCTGAATACAGCATCAAAAACGACATATATTCTATAGACCAGGTCGATTACATAGATAAGTACTTAAACAATGTTTTTGAGCTTATCTACAGGGCGACCGAGAAGAATGAGTTCTTAGCGCTTGACAAGGACAATAACCTTGTGCCTTCAAACTACAAGAGCGCCGAGGAAGCTATCTGTGCAGTTCTCGATATAGAGTCAGTTGTCGATATGTATCTGCTTTATGAGATAGTTCACGACTACGACTGCGGCGAGGGCAGCTTCTATATGTGTGTTGATTTCTCAAAGGACAGCAAAGTTCCCAAGCTGCAATTCACCTCTCCGTGGGACTTCAACTGGGCATACAACGACAGCACATCACGCTACTGGGCAGGCGCATTCTGCGAAAAGAGCTTTGCAAAACAGTATGGCGACCGTTCAAACCCCTGGTTCATCCTTTTGGCAAAGCAGGAATGGTTCCGCAGCCTTTGTACAAAAAAGTGGATAGCTGAGAGTGCTAACGTCAAGGCAGCAGTTGCCGAGGAAAGAGCAGTTTTGGCACAGTACAAGGAAGATATAAACAAAACGCAGGCCTACGGCACAGACAATGCCGAGAATACTCTCAGGTGGGTCGATGACCGTCTTAAATGGATGGACAAGGCTTTCTCCGAACACACCCACGAGTATACATCAAAGGTGACAAAGAAGCCCACCTGCTCGGCAGAGGGTGTTACGACATACACCTGCAAATGCGGCATCAAGTACACCGAAAAGATTCCTGCAACAGGCGAGCACAAGTACACCGCCGAGGTAGTAAAGCCCACCTACAATGCCCAGGGCTACACCCTGCACAAATGCTCCGAGTGCGGCAAGAGCTACAAGGACACCTACACCAAAAAGCTTGTCCGCACAAGCATAGCCAAAGCCAAGGTAAGCAGCGTTAAGAACAAGTATTACACCGGCAAGGCAATAACTCAGAAGCCTGTCGTAAAGCTCGGCTCAAATACCCTTATAGCCGGCACTGACTACACCGTTTCTTACAAGAACAACAAGGCTATAGGTACTGCAACAGTCACGATAACCGGCAAGGGCGCATACACGGGCACAGTCAAGACTACCTTCAAGATATTCCCGCAGAAGACGACACTAAAATCTGCCAAATCGCCCAAGACCAGACAGCTCAAAGTCACATACAGCAAGGTGGCAAATGTTACAGGTTATCAGGTGACCTACTCGACTTCTTCTAAGTTTACCAAGAAGACCACAAAGAGCGTGAATGTCAAGGGTACATCAAAGACTATATCTAAGCTCACAAAGGGCAAGACATATTACGTCAAGGTGCGCACTTACAAGACGGTAGGCAAGACCAAGTTCTGCAGCGGATATTCGGCTGTCAAGAAAGTCAAGGTAAAATAG
- a CDS encoding aldo/keto reductase yields MKKVKLKSGISVPAIGQGTWKIGDRADKREQEIQALRTGIEHGMTLIDTAEMYGDGRSESAVGEAITPYGREGLFIVSKVLPQNAGRRNMRRSCEESLKRLKTDYLDLYLYHWRGGIPLRETVECLQELKISGLIREWGVSNFNTADMQELEALSSGNNCTAVQDLYHIGSRGTEYSLKPYLKGRGIAFMAYCPLAINGSLRRGITDNAVLRQIASAHSATVQQIMLAWAVRDGNTIAIPKSSSQQHTTENAQAADIQLTEDELTMLDKEFPAPDREVALDVE; encoded by the coding sequence ATGAAAAAAGTCAAACTCAAAAGCGGCATCAGCGTGCCTGCGATAGGGCAGGGAACGTGGAAGATAGGCGACCGTGCTGACAAAAGAGAGCAGGAGATACAAGCCCTCAGAACAGGCATCGAGCACGGCATGACGCTTATCGACACGGCGGAGATGTACGGCGACGGCAGGAGCGAGTCGGCGGTGGGCGAAGCGATAACCCCCTACGGCCGTGAAGGGCTGTTTATCGTGTCGAAAGTCCTGCCGCAAAACGCCGGCCGCAGGAATATGCGCCGCTCATGCGAGGAGAGCTTGAAGCGCCTGAAGACAGACTATTTAGACCTCTATCTCTACCACTGGCGAGGGGGGATACCTCTGCGTGAGACGGTGGAGTGCTTGCAGGAGCTAAAGATAAGCGGCCTTATCCGTGAGTGGGGCGTGTCGAATTTCAACACGGCCGATATGCAGGAGCTTGAAGCGCTCAGCTCCGGCAATAACTGCACCGCCGTTCAGGATCTCTACCACATCGGCTCACGAGGCACGGAATACAGCCTTAAGCCGTATCTCAAAGGCCGGGGGATAGCTTTCATGGCCTACTGCCCCCTTGCGATAAACGGCAGCTTAAGGCGTGGCATCACTGATAATGCGGTGCTTCGGCAGATAGCATCAGCTCACAGCGCCACAGTGCAGCAGATAATGCTTGCGTGGGCTGTCCGTGACGGAAACACTATCGCTATCCCAAAAAGCTCATCGCAACAGCACACCACAGAAAACGCTCAGGCAGCAGATATCCAGCTCACCGAAGATGAGCTGACAATGCTTGATAAGGAGTTTCCTGCACCCGACAGAGAAGTGGCGCTCGATGTGGAGTGA
- a CDS encoding leucine-rich repeat domain-containing protein produces MLKKILSSVLALCMVFGTAAVLPEGAVSLGSDILASAVTYGDYEYTVLDDGTVEISEYKGSDAEVTIPSTIDGKKVTSIGDFAFYVCESLKSITIPNSVTNIGEDAFYLCESLTSITIPNSVTSIGDYAFCGCKSLTSITIPNSVTSIGKGAFSYCESLTSITIPNSVISIGNLAFYGCDSLTSITIPNSVTSIGVCAFICQNLRSITVDENNKAFSSYDGVLFNKNKTELITCPGAKQRLNIPNGVTSIGDNAFYYCKKMTSVTLPDSITSIGELAFHACTSLKAIALPDSVKSIGCGAFHSCDNIMEISIPKSLTSIGEDAFSNCKNLKRISVDADNTAYSSVDDVLYNKNKTVLIFCPIGKSSITIPSGVTSIWHHAFMCGSITSVVLPDGVKSIGGSAFLGCPGLKSVTIPNSVTSIGDDAFNGCDVVTIKCNSGTAAEKYAKEKNIKYELLVKPAHTHSYTKKVIKPTYDAQGYTLHTCSCGDSYKDTYTAKLTRTSIAKATVSGLSNKTYTGKAITQKPVVKAGGKTLKAGTDYTVTYKNNKAVGTATVSITGKGAYKGTVSKTFKILPKKTTLKTAKSPKTKQLKVTYSKVAGVTGYQVTYSTSAKFTKAATKSVNVKGTSKTISKLTKGKTYYVKVRSYKTVGKTKFYSGYSAVKKVKVK; encoded by the coding sequence ATGCTTAAGAAGATATTATCATCAGTCCTTGCACTGTGCATGGTTTTCGGTACTGCGGCGGTATTGCCGGAGGGGGCGGTGTCGCTTGGCTCGGATATTTTGGCGAGTGCTGTTACCTATGGAGATTATGAGTATACTGTGCTTGATGACGGTACGGTAGAGATAAGCGAGTATAAAGGCAGTGATGCTGAAGTAACTATTCCTTCAACTATTGACGGCAAAAAGGTCACAAGCATTGGCGATTTTGCGTTTTATGTCTGCGAAAGCCTTAAAAGCATAACCATTCCCAACAGCGTTACAAATATTGGCGAAGATGCGTTTTATCTCTGCGAAAGCCTTACAAGCATAACCATTCCCAACAGCGTTACAAGCATTGGTGATTATGCGTTTTGTGGCTGCAAAAGCCTTACAAGCATAACCATTCCCAACAGCGTTACAAGCATTGGTAAGGGTGCATTTTCTTACTGCGAAAGCCTTACAAGTATAACCATTCCCAACAGCGTTATAAGCATTGGAAATCTTGCGTTTTATGGCTGTGATAGCCTTACAAGCATAACCATTCCCAACAGCGTTACAAGTATTGGTGTGTGTGCATTTATCTGCCAAAACCTTAGGAGTATAACTGTTGATGAAAACAACAAAGCTTTTTCATCATATGACGGAGTATTATTTAATAAGAATAAAACCGAATTGATCACTTGCCCGGGCGCAAAGCAAAGATTGAATATACCAAACGGCGTAACAAGCATTGGTGATAATGCTTTTTACTATTGCAAAAAAATGACATCTGTTACATTGCCGGACAGTATTACAAGCATTGGAGAGTTGGCATTCCATGCTTGTACAAGCCTTAAAGCGATAGCTTTGCCTGACAGCGTTAAAAGCATTGGATGTGGAGCGTTTCATAGCTGTGACAATATTATGGAAATATCGATCCCTAAAAGCTTGACAAGTATCGGAGAAGATGCTTTTTCCAACTGCAAAAATCTTAAAAGAATAAGTGTTGATGCTGATAATACGGCATATTCCTCCGTCGATGATGTATTGTATAATAAGAATAAAACTGTATTGATTTTCTGTCCGATTGGAAAATCGAGTATAACGATTCCGAGCGGTGTTACAAGTATCTGGCATCATGCATTTATGTGCGGAAGCATCACAAGCGTTGTACTGCCTGACGGCGTTAAAAGTATCGGTGGTTCTGCGTTTTTGGGTTGCCCAGGACTTAAAAGTGTAACCATACCAAACAGCGTCACAAGCATCGGCGATGATGCATTCAATGGCTGCGATGTAGTTACCATAAAATGCAACAGCGGCACTGCTGCCGAAAAATACGCCAAAGAAAAAAACATCAAATATGAGCTTTTAGTCAAGCCCGCCCACACCCACTCCTATACCAAAAAGGTCATAAAGCCCACCTACGACGCCCAGGGCTACACCCTCCACACCTGCTCCTGCGGTGACAGCTACAAGGACACCTACACCGCAAAGCTGACACGCACAAGCATAGCAAAAGCCACAGTCTCCGGTCTTTCCAACAAGACCTACACCGGCAAGGCCATAACTCAGAAGCCTGTCGTTAAAGCCGGCGGCAAGACCCTTAAAGCCGGCACAGACTACACCGTAACCTACAAGAACAACAAGGCCGTAGGTACTGCGACTGTCTCCATAACCGGCAAGGGCGCATATAAGGGCACAGTCAGCAAGACATTCAAGATTCTCCCGAAAAAGACCACCCTTAAAACCGCCAAGTCGCCTAAGACAAAGCAGCTCAAAGTCACCTACAGCAAGGTCGCAGGCGTGACAGGCTATCAGGTGACATACTCGACAAGTGCTAAGTTTACAAAGGCAGCAACAAAGTCTGTAAACGTCAAGGGCACTTCCAAGACGATATCTAAGCTGACAAAGGGCAAGACCTACTACGTCAAAGTCCGCAGCTATAAGACAGTCGGCAAGACAAAGTTCTACAGCGGCTATTCGGCAGTCAAGAAAGTCAAGGTAAAGTGA
- a CDS encoding CAP domain-containing protein translates to MLKKILSSALALCMVFGTAAALPEGSVSVGSLISANAKTYNEYEYQVLADGTVEITKYNGSQSQVQIPSKIDGKKVTSLGENAFIHDFYSMDAVDLTKVIIPEGVKKIGRYCFWSQWYLSDISIPSTVEQIDAFAFSSTAWMSNKTSASSDPVIVNNILIEAMNCSGTLDIPYGVKAIAACALSSEDSAITKVNIPSTVTYIHDKGLVGTSSLRAITVDRNNPSYESVDGVLYTKGAKKLIACPAAVTELTVPDTVTSIGSRAFTDCRGITLHCKSGSAAVQYAKSNGISYDLYDLRDVSALDIKLSQTSYTYDGKAKTPTLTIKNGSMALKSGTDYTAVYKNNTNEGTASVTVTGKGKYSGTATKSFKISRISLSKAAVTGIKNKSYTGKAIKQSPVVKLNGKTLKSGTDYTVTYKNNKAVGTATLTITGKGSYKGSIKKTFKISKASVAKAKVTGISKRYKYTGKAIKPAVKKVTVGGVTLKKGRDYTVTYKNNKKTGTATVIITGKGNYKGTIKKTFKILSAQDYKMWQYTKQVVTLVNKERTSRGLKALKLNETLYSKAMIRSKEIVQLFSHARPNGTMCFTVLDDIAYYTCGENIAGGQRTPKEVVSAWMNSTGHRENILNPSYTDIGVGLVYKANSTYGYYWTQIFMG, encoded by the coding sequence ATGCTTAAGAAAATTCTCTCGTCTGCCCTTGCGCTGTGTATGGTCTTCGGCACGGCGGCGGCTCTGCCCGAGGGGAGCGTGTCTGTCGGCTCGCTGATATCGGCAAATGCGAAGACATATAATGAGTACGAATACCAGGTGCTCGCTGACGGCACTGTCGAGATAACAAAATACAACGGCAGCCAGTCGCAGGTACAGATACCTTCAAAGATAGACGGCAAAAAGGTCACATCGCTCGGTGAAAATGCGTTTATACATGATTTTTATTCAATGGACGCAGTTGACCTGACTAAGGTCATCATTCCCGAGGGTGTGAAAAAGATAGGAAGATACTGCTTTTGGTCGCAGTGGTATCTGAGCGATATCTCTATCCCCTCAACTGTCGAGCAGATAGATGCTTTTGCATTCAGCTCTACAGCATGGATGTCCAATAAGACATCAGCGTCTTCTGACCCTGTGATAGTAAACAATATCCTTATCGAAGCTATGAACTGCTCCGGCACGCTGGATATACCATACGGTGTCAAAGCCATTGCAGCCTGTGCATTATCGTCTGAGGATTCTGCCATTACAAAGGTAAACATTCCAAGCACTGTTACCTATATCCACGATAAGGGTCTGGTAGGCACATCGTCGCTCAGAGCGATAACCGTTGACAGGAACAACCCTTCGTATGAGAGCGTAGACGGTGTGCTTTACACAAAGGGCGCTAAAAAACTCATCGCCTGCCCTGCGGCTGTCACCGAGCTGACTGTTCCCGATACTGTAACAAGTATAGGCTCGCGGGCTTTCACAGACTGCCGTGGCATAACGCTCCACTGCAAGAGCGGTTCTGCCGCTGTGCAGTACGCAAAGAGCAACGGCATCAGCTATGACCTCTATGACCTCAGAGATGTCTCGGCACTTGATATCAAGCTCAGCCAGACATCGTATACATACGACGGCAAGGCAAAGACCCCCACGCTGACTATCAAAAACGGCAGCATGGCACTTAAGTCCGGCACCGACTACACCGCTGTGTACAAGAACAACACCAACGAAGGCACGGCATCTGTGACAGTTACCGGCAAGGGCAAATACTCCGGCACGGCAACAAAGAGCTTTAAGATAAGCAGGATAAGCCTTTCCAAGGCCGCTGTGACAGGCATCAAAAACAAATCCTACACCGGCAAGGCTATCAAGCAGTCACCTGTTGTCAAACTTAACGGCAAGACCTTAAAGAGCGGCACAGACTACACTGTGACCTACAAAAACAACAAGGCCGTAGGCACTGCAACTCTCACGATAACCGGCAAGGGCAGCTACAAGGGCAGCATAAAAAAGACATTCAAGATATCCAAGGCATCTGTTGCAAAAGCCAAGGTAACAGGCATCAGCAAGAGATACAAATACACCGGCAAGGCAATAAAGCCTGCTGTAAAAAAAGTCACTGTAGGCGGTGTGACGCTCAAAAAGGGCAGAGACTACACAGTGACCTATAAGAACAACAAAAAGACAGGCACAGCCACAGTCATCATAACCGGCAAGGGCAACTACAAAGGCACGATAAAGAAGACCTTCAAGATACTCTCGGCGCAGGACTACAAGATGTGGCAATACACCAAGCAGGTGGTCACGCTCGTAAACAAGGAGCGCACATCACGAGGTCTTAAGGCGCTCAAGCTCAACGAAACGCTGTACAGCAAGGCCATGATACGCTCAAAGGAGATAGTACAGCTGTTCTCACACGCACGCCCGAACGGAACGATGTGCTTTACAGTGCTTGACGATATAGCTTACTACACCTGTGGTGAAAACATCGCAGGCGGCCAGCGCACACCAAAGGAAGTAGTGTCTGCCTGGATGAACTCCACCGGCCACAGAGAAAACATTCTCAATCCGAGCTATACTGACATCGGCGTAGGGCTCGTTTACAAAGCAAACTCGACATACGGCTATTACTGGACGCAGATATTCATGGGATAG
- a CDS encoding glutamine amidotransferase: MDRIKICHLYHDVLNLYGDTGNVVSMRKRLEWRGFEVDVTDLSFGEFDRNVKYDIIFIGGGQDFEQGILTEDLFKYKAGWLTEQIENDTTVLAICGGYQMLGNYYITDKGENIKFLGAVDFYTKASSPRMIGNIVYSTELNGASPVAAFENHSGKTYLGKGVEPLGRVIKGFGNNGEDGGEGARYKNVFATYGHGPLLPKNPVFCDSILLTALKAHGVNDLSELDDSIENAALKNALALYG; the protein is encoded by the coding sequence ATGGATAGAATAAAAATATGCCACCTTTATCACGATGTGCTCAATCTCTACGGCGACACGGGCAACGTTGTCTCGATGAGAAAGAGGCTCGAATGGCGTGGCTTTGAAGTAGATGTTACCGACCTTTCATTCGGCGAATTTGACAGAAACGTGAAATACGACATCATCTTCATAGGCGGCGGCCAGGATTTTGAGCAGGGCATACTCACAGAGGACTTATTCAAGTACAAGGCCGGCTGGCTTACCGAGCAGATAGAGAATGACACGACTGTGCTCGCTATCTGCGGCGGATATCAGATGCTCGGCAACTACTACATTACCGACAAGGGCGAGAATATAAAGTTTTTGGGCGCAGTCGATTTCTACACCAAGGCATCGAGCCCACGAATGATAGGAAACATCGTTTATTCTACTGAGCTCAACGGCGCATCGCCTGTTGCAGCATTTGAGAACCACAGCGGCAAGACCTACCTCGGCAAGGGAGTAGAGCCGCTTGGCAGGGTGATAAAGGGCTTTGGCAACAACGGTGAGGACGGCGGCGAGGGCGCACGCTACAAAAATGTATTTGCGACATACGGTCACGGGCCGCTTCTGCCGAAAAACCCGGTCTTCTGCGACAGCATTCTGCTAACAGCGCTTAAGGCTCACGGTGTTAATGACTTAAGCGAGCTTGATGACAGCATAGAGAACGCCGCCCTTAAAAACGCACTCGCACTTTACGGTTAA
- a CDS encoding MurT ligase domain-containing protein, translating to MGIRSAFAVMCGKFTAKMLHIMGRGGTSLPGVVTLKLCPNVLGALAKDIKVICVTGTNGKTTTCHAITDILTANGYTCLSNEAGANMLNGVVSCFMNAASLTGKVKRDYAVLECDEASLRHITRSFGKLDVTVVVTNVFRDQLDRYGEVLTTLDLIKQGLANVPQTSLVLNADCSLTSSLAETTEHKDVTFFGVNTSFDNTSSTDISDAVYCIKCKTKYKYRSHTFGHLGDFYCENCGYHREKPFVAIEQVKEFKAASAEVVMSIDGSSYDAKITLPGAYNLYNGLAAAAIGKTIGLDDKTVISSMSKLTTPFGRMEHIPLTDKGVEMILVKNPAGFNEVISFLTAHCTGEDDILFGLNDNSADGTDVSWIWDVEFEKLSERIKEISTEKQTYYFTGKRGEDLEVRLKYAGFDTSKFQLDKDYRTLIQTLKGTGRHTYMVLSYTVMLAFRDKLGEVVELKKYAR from the coding sequence ATGGGAATACGCTCGGCGTTTGCGGTGATGTGCGGAAAGTTCACCGCTAAAATGCTTCATATAATGGGCAGAGGCGGCACGTCTCTCCCCGGGGTGGTGACACTTAAGCTCTGCCCGAACGTCCTCGGCGCACTTGCTAAGGATATCAAGGTGATATGCGTTACCGGCACAAACGGCAAGACGACCACCTGCCATGCCATAACCGATATACTCACGGCAAACGGCTATACCTGCCTTTCAAACGAGGCCGGCGCTAATATGTTAAATGGTGTTGTCAGCTGCTTTATGAATGCTGCGTCGCTCACTGGTAAGGTGAAGCGTGACTATGCCGTGCTCGAATGCGATGAGGCGAGCCTTCGCCATATAACAAGGAGCTTCGGTAAGCTCGATGTCACAGTCGTGGTGACGAATGTCTTCCGTGACCAGCTCGACCGCTACGGCGAGGTGCTCACGACCCTTGACCTTATCAAGCAGGGGCTTGCGAATGTTCCTCAGACCTCGCTCGTGCTCAATGCCGACTGCTCGCTGACATCTTCTCTTGCCGAGACGACAGAGCACAAGGACGTGACATTCTTTGGTGTCAACACGAGCTTTGACAACACAAGCTCGACAGATATCTCAGATGCCGTTTACTGCATAAAGTGCAAGACCAAGTATAAATACCGCAGCCACACCTTCGGCCACCTCGGCGATTTCTACTGCGAGAACTGCGGCTACCACAGGGAAAAGCCATTTGTTGCTATAGAGCAAGTAAAGGAATTCAAGGCAGCATCGGCTGAAGTGGTCATGTCGATAGACGGCAGCAGCTATGATGCAAAAATTACCCTCCCCGGGGCGTATAATCTATATAACGGCCTTGCAGCGGCAGCGATAGGCAAAACGATAGGGCTCGATGACAAGACGGTTATCTCATCTATGAGCAAGCTCACGACACCTTTCGGCAGAATGGAGCATATACCGCTCACTGACAAGGGCGTTGAGATGATACTTGTCAAAAACCCTGCCGGCTTCAACGAAGTCATATCCTTCCTGACAGCACACTGTACGGGGGAGGACGATATACTTTTCGGCCTTAACGACAACTCGGCTGACGGCACTGACGTTTCGTGGATATGGGACGTTGAGTTTGAAAAGCTCAGCGAACGCATAAAGGAAATAAGTACAGAAAAACAGACATATTACTTCACCGGCAAGCGTGGCGAGGACCTTGAGGTAAGGCTCAAATACGCAGGCTTCGACACCTCGAAATTCCAGCTCGACAAGGATTACAGAACGCTTATCCAGACGCTGAAAGGCACCGGCAGGCACACCTACATGGTGCTCTCGTACACAGTCATGCTCGCATTCAGGGACAAGCTCGGCGAGGTAGTAGAGCTTAAGAAGTACGCAAGATAG
- a CDS encoding helix-turn-helix domain-containing protein codes for MPKGIPNKRYTPEFKIKVVETMQNEKLSYMETARQFDIPQGDKTVAKWERIYLEEGKEGFYVERRGRKSTGRPPKLKKEVEEDLIAEVQRLRAENAYLKKLNALVSERVRQEKKHK; via the coding sequence ATGCCTAAAGGAATACCCAATAAGAGATACACACCCGAATTTAAGATCAAAGTGGTTGAAACAATGCAGAACGAGAAATTAAGTTATATGGAAACTGCAAGACAATTTGACATTCCACAAGGAGATAAGACAGTTGCGAAGTGGGAGCGCATCTATCTTGAAGAAGGCAAAGAAGGATTTTATGTTGAACGTCGTGGGCGCAAATCAACAGGTCGTCCTCCAAAACTGAAAAAAGAAGTCGAAGAAGACCTCATAGCCGAGGTTCAGCGTCTTCGTGCGGAGAATGCATACTTAAAAAAATTGAATGCCTTGGTTTCCGAAAGGGTACGGCAAGAGAAAAAGCACAAGTGA
- a CDS encoding IS3 family transposase, producing the protein MIWELRHEFKIGLLIDVAGIPRSTYYYYSKQLNDPKPDKYAAIKEEIRRIYDESKGRYGYRRITKELRKTHRINHKTIQRLMRKMGIFCRVRMKKYNSFRGEVGRIAPNLLERDFKADKPNQKWVTDVTEFALFGVKLYLSPIIDLFNGEVVSYNLSYHPNLNQVTDMLNKAFAKIPENTGLILHSDQGWQYQHKQYQKMLKDKGIRQSMSRKGNCLDNACAENFFGLLKTELLYLQEFSSVEHFISELHSYIVWYNTKRIKLKLDGMSPVEYRLNAA; encoded by the coding sequence GTGATCTGGGAACTGAGGCATGAATTCAAGATAGGTCTGCTCATTGATGTTGCCGGTATCCCTCGCAGCACCTATTACTATTACAGCAAGCAACTCAATGATCCAAAACCGGATAAATATGCAGCGATCAAGGAAGAGATCCGCAGGATATATGATGAAAGCAAAGGACGCTATGGCTATCGTAGGATAACGAAAGAACTGAGAAAAACGCATAGGATAAACCACAAGACAATTCAGCGATTAATGCGTAAAATGGGTATATTCTGCCGCGTTCGCATGAAGAAATACAACTCATTCAGGGGTGAAGTCGGCAGAATAGCACCAAATCTTCTGGAACGTGATTTTAAAGCGGATAAGCCAAATCAGAAATGGGTCACAGATGTGACAGAGTTTGCTCTGTTTGGTGTCAAGCTGTATCTGTCGCCCATCATCGATCTTTTCAACGGAGAGGTTGTGTCCTACAACCTGAGTTACCACCCTAATTTGAATCAAGTGACCGATATGTTGAATAAAGCATTTGCAAAGATACCGGAAAACACCGGACTCATTTTGCATTCAGATCAGGGCTGGCAGTATCAGCACAAGCAGTACCAGAAAATGCTCAAAGATAAAGGCATAAGACAAAGTATGTCACGAAAGGGAAACTGTCTTGATAACGCCTGCGCAGAAAACTTCTTTGGATTGCTGAAAACAGAACTTCTCTACTTACAGGAATTCTCATCTGTTGAGCACTTCATTTCAGAACTACATTCATACATCGTTTGGTACAACACAAAGCGCATCAAGCTTAAGCTTGATGGAATGTCACCTGTTGAATACAGGCTCAACGCTGCATGA